From the genome of Podospora bellae-mahoneyi strain CBS 112042 chromosome 2, whole genome shotgun sequence:
TCTTGGCCTTTTTGGTTGACAAAactcctcggcatcgtcgGATCACGATTCCCAGGTAATTTTGTCCCTCAGCTCTTCCTCTGGGTCTTGGTATCCGCGATGTTACTTCAGTCCAAAAACCCCACAACACCGTTTCTCTGACCGTTTTTTGAGGATGTAAAACTGTCGCACTTCCCCaattcatcaccaccaccaccaccatcaggcAACCTATCTGCGACCTCCTTAAAcgaccacaccacaccatcactATAAACTTTGCATCTTTCCAGTCCGCTTCCGAATTTCCCATACCTGCCCTCCCCCTATCCCTCCTATTCTCCTGCGTCAAATCTGGCAGCTTACCTTTGCATCCAAATTACCCTGCTTgcttttgcttgcttgcttgcgtttcaccagcccagcagcagctgctaTATCCCAcaggaagagagaggggcGAATGTTGTAAAACAACACACACTTCAGGTTCCCTTCCGCGGGGGATAGATTGATTACCACCCAACCCTTCTTCTGTGTAGTTTttgccccccttccacccaaaTAGTTTGAGTGGGGGGTCGCTCTTAACTCAGCCAGCCACAACACCAGCAGTCCGGCTCGCCCGTTCTCGGTTGTGGTCTGGGGGGTAGCTACCTTATGGAGAACGAACGTCCTAGAATTTTGGGGCGAAGGGAGGGGGTTCTTGGATAGAATATACTCACCAGCAAACTGAGCCGGGTAGCACACGCTCTTTGGTCATACCGGGTCATTAGTTGACTTTCCCCGGTTATACCTGTTTTATGGACTGTTGTGATGGTGCAACGAAAAAAATTGGGTTGTCAAGAATGCAGTCGGCGGGTGTATAcatggggagaagaaaacCTGTCCAGTGTTACCTTTGAAAGCTCTGATGCTCAAACCCAGAGAGCTCCGAAAATCCGGAAAGAACAGACATGGCAGCCAGCGAATCAAACAATCGTCCTTCAATGTTGCTTGAGAGCAGCTGGAAGAGACGAGGGGGGTTGGCACGATGATATTGGCCGAGATATGCTTCCCCTGGGCAACCAAACTATACCTCTTGAATTGGTGGTGCGCGTGGACAACTTTCCCATTCAGCCCTGCTTGTGAAAGCCTGTTCGTTCTGTACATTAACACCTTTACCACAAAATAGTTGATACACACAAGTAGGTTAATCCATATCATATTCTAACATTATGCTACGAAGGATAGTTATTATGTCTAAAATATCTCTAAAGGCCTATTAGCTATCTTgaaaggcctattaactatctttaaaggcaTGGTTTACGATACGTATGATATGAGTCCATCTCCTCTGGTGTGCCAATTATTttgtggggaggatggatcATAGGGGGTTCGACGAAATAAAAGCCGTAAGATGCGTTGATTGGTAGCCCCCCGAACCAAAGATCTCACCAGATGGTTCACCGTTTTTGTTCCTTCTGATTGGTAGCGCCCCTGACTTTGTATCCCCGGTAGAAGGGCTCCTAGATTGCTAAGGATGATTCAACGCTTACCTTCCTCATCCGGCTCTCCATCGTTCACAACAGCACATCGTTGCCAAATATCTGCACGTCATGGTATACATCACCCCAACCGTTTTCACCACACAAAAAACAGCGTCACCATCAAGCAAACCCAcatcaaaaaaaagaaaaaaaacaaccatCTCATTCACTAttcaaacccccaccaccccttctacccccccaacctcccccagcctGTACATACTCCCCCCagctctcccctcccagcaCACCCCCCCCATGaatcatctcctccccctcctcctcccctccattcccccctccccttcctccctcagGATACTCAACTAcagcccccttctcccgcaccctctccacaaactcaaacccaaccctcaagTTCTCCGTCCCGCTCAGCGCCCTcgcaaccaacccctcacatctctccgccaccaacctcctgaGCCCACTCACCAAAAACTCTGCTATCGTCTCCACAGGCCAACCATCTGGtatcacctccaacacctccaaaaTATCAAACCAGCCCCCGAATCTCTCCAGCAAATTCCCCGTGcgctccaccctctcctctgGGTCCTCCAACGCCAAAAACTCGCCGAGCAATGACTTGAAAAGTTGTACCTGCTCCTCGTACGTAGGCGGGAGGGAGCTATCGCTATCGCGGCGTTTGTTCCGACTACCAGGTGACAGCGCCGCGCCGCCACGGATACAGTACGAGACTGCAGTGTCATAGTCTCCCAGGCGGTGGACTAGCAACCGCAAGGCATCGCGATGTTGCCTTGCGCGGCCGGCGAGGATGATCGATTCTGGTACGAGGAGCTGATGGCGGAGTGTGTTGAccccgttgttgttggagtctTCGTGACCGTTGGGTTGCGGGATGGTAGATAGCGAGTCGTCTATCCTGGCGCGGATGGCTGTCGCGTTGTAGTCGTGTCCACCGGATAGTAACTGGAGCAACCGTAACCTGCTCTGCCAGACCTCGCTGTTGGGTGGGGTGTTGTCTGATAGGAAGCGGATGTAAGTTGGtttaggggggtggagggcaCGGTAGGCTTCATAAGAGGCGGCGACCATCTCCCGGGTTTCTTCGGAGGACTGCAAATCCGTGATGACAATGTCGAGGTAGTACGTGATGAGCTCGTTGACGTAGGCGGTATTGCCTTTGCCGAAGACGAGGTGCTCGAGGTAGTATGCCACTGCGTCAGGGGCTTCTTCTCGCAAGAGAGCGACGACTTGGCCATGCTCGAATCTGGGAAACCTCCCCTTTTCGTCTGCGAATACTTGAACACCGAGCTTGGGGTTGCGGCTGGCCAGCCAGATGGCATATTCCTGGACAAGAGCCtggttgctgatgttggagaggtaGCTCCGGATCCGTTGCTCGCCATCCCCAAGCTCGCCGCCCTtgtcctcttccccttccatgATACGTCTCCATGTTGCGAGAACTTCGCCTGCCATTTTCTTGTGTTGGTAGAGACGGCTGAGCACAAAAAGTCTCTGGTAGGTCTCTAGTAAGTCCACCGCGCGGTCGAAACAATCCACACCATGATCAACAAGATCATAAAGTTCCTTGCGGACAGAGCCGCTTCTTCCGAGCTGACCTAAGGGCGTTTCCTTGTCCAGCTCTAGAAGTACCAAAAGAAGAGATGCATCAACAGTTCTGAAGACCTCATCAGATACgctcccaaaccccttctttttcctggTTGCCGTGAGGAACCGGCGAAGAAACTGGAGGACATTGAGCGCTAATGAACTAACGCCCTGATTCTCTAATCCATCCTGTTCACGGGATATATACTCCTCCACGACAGTTTTGATGCCCCCATATATCCAGATTCCTCGTCTGCTGACAACGATCTCGTTCCGGAGAGCGGGTATAAGCGACAAGACAACTCTAGCGTCCAAGTCGCCATTAATAAGATGCTCTTCCATTGCTGTCGTCTGACCTTCGGTGAAAGGTGTCTCTGTCGACGTCAGAAAGGCAACAAGAAGCATGACGCTAGCCCGCTGCTTGATATACCCCAGCGTCATAAATTCAAGCTCCGTCTTCGGTTCCCGCCCCTTTATAGTCTCTAGAAGTGAGAATATCCGTAATCTGGTTTCAAGAGTGGTTGGCTGAGACTGCTGCTCCCGTGATGCTGCTGCGTCCAAGGCAGCCTCTA
Proteins encoded in this window:
- a CDS encoding hypothetical protein (COG:U; BUSCO:EOG09263OZR; EggNog:ENOG503NY1E), which codes for MASEPHRNHRATTAPPSIGPFDLRPLLHGVPLSENGDEEDIQINCVEYLDGNLYVGTTASELLHFFGIPPDPADPNQNPTFILASRLKPASSDTNGASNGSRPGVQQILLLPRVAKACVLCNSTVSFYSLPELSPVFGTTVRNCNWIGGIDLNEDLTGPGHDRSGSVTILLHLNRKIRVVRIGDDAPRVYRTIDYAGSTLSVRRDSFACVADSRSYALVDIDRQLKIPLMSISSLDDSQPGGPFGQAQNIAGPPDGGLFRSASTASPRPPTDAHGHSRSTSLGDFISRGIQRRQGETEDPVFQDTDAPTPTRSPAPGEDGTNRAQQNRSPQPQAVSAAQAAGANPPSRTMSPARPETVSLKPLIVSPTTEEFLLVTGTGPLDPGIGMFVNLDGDPTRPTLEFDRYPREIVVDGGLIDPSSSRPSLGEAEEGYVLASMAKELEDGLHNGLEIQRFDVNVGEDEPEKWWLEVDNTVSNEAPGNTPIGIRSLLQSEEMHFEQIVQRLCQRRFSPFRGQSTTPTVSLKSNDSRTALSLQRLTQEQELFNRDESDDEVLPPEWETNRNKEGEDFVRRLAKTSSRLAVWAGANIWWAVRNPLLVQLEAALDAAASREQQSQPTTLETRLRIFSLLETIKGREPKTELEFMTLGYIKQRASVMLLVAFLTSTETPFTEGQTTAMEEHLINGDLDARVVLSLIPALRNEIVVSRRGIWIYGGIKTVVEEYISREQDGLENQGVSSLALNVLQFLRRFLTATRKKKGFGSVSDEVFRTVDASLLLVLLELDKETPLGQLGRSGSVRKELYDLVDHGVDCFDRAVDLLETYQRLFVLSRLYQHKKMAGEVLATWRRIMEGEEDKGGELGDGEQRIRSYLSNISNQALVQEYAIWLASRNPKLGVQVFADEKGRFPRFEHGQVVALLREEAPDAVAYYLEHLVFGKGNTAYVNELITYYLDIVITDLQSSEETREMVAASYEAYRALHPPKPTYIRFLSDNTPPNSEVWQSRLRLLQLLSGGHDYNATAIRARIDDSLSTIPQPNGHEDSNNNGVNTLRHQLLVPESIILAGRARQHRDALRLLVHRLGDYDTAVSYCIRGGAALSPGSRNKRRDSDSSLPPTYEEQVQLFKSLLGEFLALEDPEERVERTGNLLERFGGWFDILEVLEVIPDGWPVETIAEFLVSGLRRLVAERCEGLVARALSGTENLRVGFEFVERVREKGAVVEYPEGGRGGGNGGEEEGEEMIHGGGVLGGESWGEYVQAGGGWGGRRGGGGLNSE